ATACGCGGTGGAAGATATCCTCCGGTTCTTTGTGAAACGAAAGCCCGGCGCTGTCGTTCTCGACTTTTTCTCAGGTTCAGGCACGACTGCTCATGCGGTGATGCGCCTAAACAAACAGGACGACGGGCGACGACAGTGCATCTCGGTAACGAACAACGAGGTGTCGGCCGATGAGCAGACGAAGCTCCGCAAACAGGGGCTCCGCCCCGGCGATGCCGAGTGGGAACAGTGGGGCATCTGCGACTACATCACCAAGCCCCGCATCCGCGCCGCGATCACCGGCGAGACGCCGGACGGCGAGCCGATCAAGGGCGACTACAAGTTCGTCGACGAGTTCCCGATGGCCGACGGCTTCGAGGAGAACGCAGCGTTCTTCACCCTGAGCTACGAGTCACCGTGGATGGTCGAGGCCGACAAAGCGTTCGCCGCCATCGCGCCGATGCTCTGGCTGCGCGCCGGGGCCACCGGTGAGCGGATCGACTCGATAGAGGGCGGCTGGGCCGTCGCCGACAGCTACGGCATACTCAAGGACCTGGACCTCGCCAGCGACTTCATCGCCGAGCTCCAGCGCCGTGAGGGCATCCGCATCGCCTACGTCGTCACCGACGACGACGGCCGCTATCAGCAGGTCGCGAGCGAGATCCCGGGCATCGAGACCGTGCGCCTCTACGAGGACTACCTGCGCAACTGCGAGAGCACAGGTGACATCTGATGCGGTTCACACTGAAGGACTACCAGGCCGACGCCGTCGGCGACACCCTGCGCGAGCTCGCCTCCGCGCGGGACTTCTACCGGAGCGCGAGCAAGCGGGTCTCGTCCGTGGCGCTGACCGCGACGACGGGTGCGGGCAAGACCGTCATGGCCGCCGCCGTGATCGAGGCGATGTTCTGGGGCAGCGACGACTTCGACGTCGTGCCCGACGAGGGCGCCGTCGTGCTGTGGTTCAGTGACGATCCCGCTCTGAACCAGCAGACCCGGCACCGGCTTGAGCAGGCCTCGGACCGCCTGCGCAACAGGCTCGTGACCGTAGAGCATCCGTTCCGCTACCCGAAGCTGCTCCCGGGCCACGTGTACTTCCTGAACACGTCGAAGCTCTCGCGAAACAGCCTGCTCGTGCGCGGCCACGACGACTCGAACACCCTCGACGGCATCCAGTCGCACCCGGACACCGTGCCGTTCACGTTCTGGGACACGCTGCGGAGCACGATCGAGGACGACGACCTCACGCTCTACATGGTCCTCGACGAGGCGCACCGCGGCATGGGCAAGCGCCCGTCAGACACCCCGACGATCGTAAAGCGCCTCATCAACGGCCACAGCGGCGTGCCGCCGGTGCCGATCGTGTGGGGCATCTCGGCGACCGTGCAGCGCTTCGAGGCCGCGATGACGGAGGCCGAGGTCCAGTCGAACCGCGTGCACCTCGGCACAGTGCAGGTCGACCCCGTGCGCATCCAGGAGTCGGGTCTCCTGAAGGACGACATCGTGCTCGACTTCCCGGCGGAGACCGGCGACTTCAACACGGTGCTGCTGCGCCGCGGCGTGCGCAAGGTGAAGGCGCTCTCGGACGCGTGGGCGACGTACGCGGCCGAGCAGGGCACCGAGCCGATCAAGCCGCTGATGGTGCTCCAGGTACCGAACAAGCCCGCTGCCGACGAGGTGGCCTCTGCGATCGACGTGATCCGCGACGAGTGGCCGGAGCTGGAGTCCGACGCGATCGCCCACGTGTTCGGCGACCACACCGCCCAGACGTTCGGCATGCACAGCGTGCCCTACATCTCGCCGGAGCGCGTGCAGGATGCCTCGTACATCCGTGTGCTGCTCGCCAAGGACGCGATCAGCACTGGCTGGGACTGCCCGCGAGCGGAGGTGATGGTGTCGTTCCGTCCCGCGAAGGACGAGACACACATCACGCAGCTGCTCGGGCGCATGATCCGCACGCCCCTGGCACGACGCGTCGAGGGCGACGACCTGCTCAACAGCGTCGAGTGCATCCTGCCGAAGTTCAGCAAGGCGACGGCCAGCCTCGTGCTGGAGAAGATCATGGGCAACGACCTCACGGGAGGCGGCGACACGGGCCAGCGCGTGCTCGTCGACCCGCAGCTCATGACGCCGAACGACGCAGTGCCCGACGAGGTCTGGGAGCTGTTCCAGTCCCTTCCCGCCGAGACGCTGCCCCGCAAGCACGCGAACCCGATCAAGCGGGTCACATCGCTGGCGCACGCCCTCGCAGCAGACGGGCTCGTGGCGGATGCGGGCAAGATTGCCCACGAACGTCTCCACGGCGTGCTGAACGGACTAGCGGCCCAGTACGCCAAGGACCTCGCCAAGGCTCGCGAGGACGTGCTCACGGTCGCAGGCTCAACCCTTCATGGGAATCAGCGACGCGGAACTCGTGCTGACGGATCTTTTCGTGAGAAATCGGACGATCGCGCGATCCAGGACTCATATCGCAGCGGCGCGCGCACGATCACGCCCGACGTGGCGCGCAGCTACATCGAGCACCTCACGGCTGACGCCGACGACGAGGACGACTACCGCGACGCCTATGTCCGGGTCGCCGCCCTCGCGATGCTGACGCAGACGCGCGCGAAGCTCGACGAGGAGGCCGACTCCATCTCGAAGGAGTGGCTCGACGAGCACCGCGTCGCGATCAAGGGCCTGCCCGAGTCGCGGCAGAGCCTCTACGCGGAGATCACCGCGATGAGCACCGATCCGCAGCTGATCTCGATGGCGCTGCCGAAGAACCGCCAGGAGGAGACCAAGCGCACCGTCGGCGATGGCGAGCAGCTCCTCGAACGGCGGGCGCTGCACCTCCTCTCGGACAAGGAGGGCATGTTCCCGGTGGGCAAGCTGAACCCCGACGAGGTCGAGGTGCTCGACACGGAGATGGCGCGTCCCGGTGCCCTCGCCTGGTACCGAAACCCGACCGGCGGCCGCGACTCCATGAGCATCGCTTACCGCGACTCGCACGGCGAGTGGCGCACGCTGCGGCCGGACTTCCTGTTCTTCGTCGACACGGAGGACGGTGTGCGCGCGAGCATCGTCGACCCGCACGGGCACTGGCTGCCGGACGCCGCATGGAAGCTGCACGGCATGGCGAGATTCGCCGAGGTCTACGGCGACCGGTTCCACAGGATCGAGGCGATCAGCCGGATCGACGGGAAGCTGCGTGTGCTCGATTTCAAGCTCACCGAGGTGCGCGCGAAGGTACTGGACCACTCCGATGCACGGTTCGCGTACGACGAAGCTGCTGTGGGGTACTGACGTCAGGAGGAAGGAGATACCGGGGATCCTTGGCTGCTCCGGCTTGTCTACTACCGCGGTGCTTCTTGCTTGACCAAGTGGGTGAGCCCAATCGTCAACGCGATGATTGAAGGAACAAGCAGAAGCGGTGTGAGTCCGTTGTGAATGACGAGCCAATACGCCAGGAGGCCGAACACGAGACCAATGGTGGCCAAGGTGAGACTGGCGATGTCCAGACGGCGCCGCGGTGCACTCTTACGATTCGTCGTCACCTGCCGCTCTCCTGTAGCTCTCGACTTTGAGCACCGTCCAGACGGTTCGTGTCCGACCGTTCTTCTTGGTCACGTCTTCTCTTATCCGCAGGCGGAAGATGTCGTTCTTCCTGATTGCCAGGCCTTTGGCTACTTTGCCTAGGAAGTCCTGATCCTCGACGCTGGCTGACCTCGACCGATCCTTCGTCTTCACCCTCCATTTTGTTGGGTCGTCGAAGTCTATCGCGGACATCTTCGCTTCTACCTCGAAAATCTCCTGCGATTCTTCGATGTCATCCTCGGGTTTGACTGCGTTGTAGTCGGGCCTCGTCAGCACGAAGACTTCCGGCGCATCATCTTGCGCGATGTCATCGTCATCCGAGGACGTTGGGGTCGCGACTTCCAAAGATGTCACCTTGGGGTCGCTGAGCGGCGCCATGATCTGCCGGAGCTGCTTCTTCCGCCTGCGAGTTCGCTTTTGGAGCTCATCCCATGCGGCCGATGGGACTTCCTGCGAGGTGTCGTCCTGCCATGTGACTTTGACGTTTCCGTTTTCGAGATAGTCGAAGTCCTTTACGTCGGCTCGTGCCGATCGGGTCGCCCACCAGATGACGCTGCTGAGCGATGGGACTCCAGCTGCGGCCCCGGCGGTGACGGCAGTCTCCCAGTTCTCGCTAAGGACACGCACGACCTCGATAAGGAAAGACCCCTCTTTCGCTGGACGAACCAGAACTTCAGCGCCGCTCGGTCCTTCGGTGC
This DNA window, taken from Leucobacter tenebrionis, encodes the following:
- a CDS encoding DEAD/DEAH box helicase, giving the protein MRFTLKDYQADAVGDTLRELASARDFYRSASKRVSSVALTATTGAGKTVMAAAVIEAMFWGSDDFDVVPDEGAVVLWFSDDPALNQQTRHRLEQASDRLRNRLVTVEHPFRYPKLLPGHVYFLNTSKLSRNSLLVRGHDDSNTLDGIQSHPDTVPFTFWDTLRSTIEDDDLTLYMVLDEAHRGMGKRPSDTPTIVKRLINGHSGVPPVPIVWGISATVQRFEAAMTEAEVQSNRVHLGTVQVDPVRIQESGLLKDDIVLDFPAETGDFNTVLLRRGVRKVKALSDAWATYAAEQGTEPIKPLMVLQVPNKPAADEVASAIDVIRDEWPELESDAIAHVFGDHTAQTFGMHSVPYISPERVQDASYIRVLLAKDAISTGWDCPRAEVMVSFRPAKDETHITQLLGRMIRTPLARRVEGDDLLNSVECILPKFSKATASLVLEKIMGNDLTGGGDTGQRVLVDPQLMTPNDAVPDEVWELFQSLPAETLPRKHANPIKRVTSLAHALAADGLVADAGKIAHERLHGVLNGLAAQYAKDLAKAREDVLTVAGSTLHGNQRRGTRADGSFREKSDDRAIQDSYRSGARTITPDVARSYIEHLTADADDEDDYRDAYVRVAALAMLTQTRAKLDEEADSISKEWLDEHRVAIKGLPESRQSLYAEITAMSTDPQLISMALPKNRQEETKRTVGDGEQLLERRALHLLSDKEGMFPVGKLNPDEVEVLDTEMARPGALAWYRNPTGGRDSMSIAYRDSHGEWRTLRPDFLFFVDTEDGVRASIVDPHGHWLPDAAWKLHGMARFAEVYGDRFHRIEAISRIDGKLRVLDFKLTEVRAKVLDHSDARFAYDEAAVGY